The proteins below come from a single Asterias rubens chromosome 9, eAstRub1.3, whole genome shotgun sequence genomic window:
- the LOC117294455 gene encoding WD repeat-containing protein 54-like yields the protein MFQKSKPVHMKGSASLLYNNLTVLSSPEKNMTAYAVVHKSVVCMASCASDTSNVSHKQVACKDPSPNPQSTVILQAKFCQLPNRTLLVLCYQRGIQMFEPDGSALVFWHAISHIDPSSGMAFARGIAALHENYIAVGISSGQILIFNIPSRGTNVMFSESLSGHSYPISAIAGDGSIMASADDSGCIMVWQAGQKINRVCRINGGGVSCSSVCLFDGLVIGGYGSGHIRVFDAMKGVLVSEICAHAKWIHSIDIAPTAGLLLSTSEDTFVRVWSIAKDGDVTQIQLMFAETVSDTQLTGAQFTNKSGRNFILSGYDLNEVVCYNQK from the exons atgtttcaaaaatcGAAGCCAGTGCACATGAAGGGGAGTGCTTCCCTGCTCTACAACAACCTGACGGTCTTATCGAGTCCGGAGAAGAATATGACGGCCTACGCGGTGGTTCACAAATCGGTAGTTTGTATGGCGAGTTGTGCCAGCGACACGTCGAATGTGAGCCACAAGCAAGTCGCATGTAAAGACCCGTCACCAAATCCGCAAAGCACGGTCATTCTACAG GCCAAGTTTTGTCAGCTACCAAACCGGACATTGCTTGTTCTTTGCTACCAAAGAGGAATTCAG ATGTTTGAGCCAGATGGTTCAGCCCTGGTGTTCTGGCATGCAATAAGTCACATTGACCCAAGCTCAG GCATGGCATTTGCAAGAGGAATTGCGGCATTGCATGAAAACTACATCGCTGTCG GTATATCCTCGGGCCAAATTCTTATCTTCAATATCCCCTCGAGAGGGACAAACGTGATGTTTTCGGAGAGCCTTAGCGGTCATTCTTATCCCATCAGTGCCATTGCCGGTGACGGGTCAATCATGGCTTCAGCCGATGACTCTGGATGCATTATGGTCTGGCAGGCCGGACAAAAAATCAATCGGGTTTGTCGGATCAACGGTGGAGG AGTATCATGTTCGTCAGTCTGTTTATTTGATGGCTTGGTGATTGGTGGTTATGGTAGCGGACACATCAGAGTCTTTGATGCCATGAAAGGAGTGTTAGTCTCTGAGATATGCGCTCACGCTAAGTGGATTCACTCTATTGACATAGCACCTACTGCTGGACTG CTGTTGTCGACATCAGAAGATACATTTGTTAGGGTGTGGTCAATTGCAAAAGATGGCGACGTCACACAG aTTCAGTTGATGTTTGCTGAGACTGTTTCTGATACTCAGCTGACGGGAGCTCAGTTTACAAACAAGAGCGGACGAAATTTCATTCTCTCGGGCTACGACCTGAATGAAGTTGTGTGTTATAACCAAAAGTAG
- the LOC117294761 gene encoding histone RNA hairpin-binding protein-like gives MASVRSRNHQGEKEDDEFRSWRSPHHKTSDHFRKHDRHHHEQQGQGETRERRDRERYNDRRGSSDNNAGHRTRYRESKPHRWTSDKRTPDGNKKMDLKSSSEFPSLGAKEMKTRSSFTPDVVRPSTQRSVITSSASWADKIVQFEQDKQRAMKDMMKYKRRLLMSESSDGSNEDQDLHKGHKVNMSAEPKKEYETDENIIVRRQKQIEYGKNTLGYDNYLQEVPKNKRAKGKHMSTPNKFHKCSRRAWEGLVRQWRKKLHEYDPADTYKPDTVARKELHFSDTTSEASSTDTDAKMDIDLNNSLSSAISDYLASNESSRPQTPELVKNRPTTPTTELKGLSVNDHLNGNHPEVKVPNQREKGDTATPDSTLTPTVTPADHEVEDNNNYQPQFNPGDLLAALHQASQNMQPPPQVMPAVFNLNLQCARPPLVPFVVPNVNSLPCPKGVNANQQMSKKAKKGDIFDNFNLDDCFKTDDVQ, from the exons ATGGCTTCTGTAAGAAGTAGAAATCACCAAGGTGAAAAAGAGGACGACGAATTTCGGAGCTGGAGATCACCACATCACAAAACAAGTGATCATTTTCGCAAGCACGACCGTCATCATCATGAGCAACAAGGGCAAGGCGAGACGCGGGAACGTCGTGACCGTGAGCGGTACAATGATCGCCGGGGTAGTTCGGACAACAATGCCGGTCACAGAACACGCTACAGGGAGAG cAAACCTCATCGATGGACGAGCGATAAAAGAACACCCGATGGCAATAAGAAGATGGACTTAAAAAGTAGCTCAGAGTTTCCTTCCCTTGGAGCTAAGGAAATGAAAACCAGATCCAG TTTCACACCAGACGTTGTGCGGCCGTCCACCCAGCGAAGCGTCATAACCTCGAGTGCAAGCTGGGCAGATAAAATAGTGCAATTCGAGCAGGACAAACAACGAGCCATGAAGGACATGATGAAGTACAAACGTCGTCTGCTGATGTCCGAGTCCAGCGACGGCAGTAACGAAGATCAAGATCTACA CAAAGGCCACAAAGTAAACATGAGTGCCGAGCCCAAGAAAGAATACGAAACCGATGAGAATATCATCGTACGCCGACAGAAGCAGATAGAGTACGGAAAGAATACGCTCGGATATGACAACTACCTGCAAGAGGTCCCCAA GAACAAACGAGCAAAAGGAAAGCACATGTCAACGCCAAACAAGTTCCACAAATGCAGCCGTCGAGCTTGGGAAGGTTTGGTCCGCCAGTGGAGAAAGAAACTTCACGAGTATGATCCAGCGGACACCTACAAACCAGATACAGTCGCCAG AAAGGAACTCCATTTCTCAGATACAACTTCAGAAGCCTCGTCCACCGACACTGACGCCAAGATGGACATCGATCTCAACAACTCTCTGTCTTCCGCCATCAGTGACTACCTCGCAAGTAATGAAAGCAGTCGCCCTCAGACTCCGGAATTGGTGAAAAACAGACCAACAACTCCAACCACTGAACTTAAAGGACTGAGCGTGAATGACCACCTCAACGGGAACCATCCGGAGGTCAAAGTACCGAATCAAAGAGAGAAGGGTGATACGGCGACCCCTGACTCGACACTGACCCCGACGGTAACCCCAGCTGATCACGAGGTCGAAGACAATAACAACTACCAGCCACAGTTCAACCCAGGTGATTTGTTAGCGGCGCTACATCAGGCCTCACAGAATATGCAGCCACCCCCTCAGGTCATGCCTGCGGTGTTTAACCTCAACCTCCAGTGTGCGCGACCTCCACTTGTCCCCTTTGTCGTCCCCAACGTCAATTCGCTACCGTGCCCCAAAGGCGTCAACGCAAACCAACAGATGTCCAAGAAAGCCAAAAAAGGTGACATCTTTGATAATTTCAACTTGGATGATTGTTTCAAAACTGATGATGTGCAGTGA
- the LOC117294454 gene encoding palmitoyltransferase ZDHHC16-like: MREHTKISLYSLNSLSAMDDKKRKRRNICSRMLDQWRYFKFCLRSLTYNSFNDRWMAFDTCMEPLFWLVGVVSKYMGPLMVVLVILLTSVVISVFYLCILPRCLENEDHVQTIFHLTFGHWLLVNIAFHYYKGVTTPPGYPPQIVSETGVASICKKCIAPKPPRTHHCSICNKCILKMDHHCPWVNNCIGHYNHRYFMLFCIYMWIGTLYVCISAWPLFRQEFFDPKKTFDSLMAGSLFLTFLHSYQASLKNSTSLQSGYVSSLTTAESTYHKAIVFQFIICFSVLIALGLLTFWHARLVSRGETSIEKYTNDSERARLKKVNVVYKSPYNFGVLENWRKLFGLYGGRTFWRHVLLPSSHGPEHDGTQWNAQITPGFLPKSLP; encoded by the exons ATGAGAGAACACACCAAAATCTCACTTTATAGCCTCAATTCTTTAAGTGCAATGGACGACAAGAAGAGAAAGAGACGTAACATCTGCTCTCGTATGTTGGATCAATGGCGCTATTTCAAATTCTGCCTCCGCAGTTTGACGTATAATTCCTTCAACGATCGCTGGATGGCGTTTGATACCTGTATGGAACCGCTTTTCTGGCTCGTTGGTGTAGTCTCAAAATATATGGGGCCG TTGATGGTGGTCCTTGTCATCTTGCTCACCTCTGTCGTCATCAGTGTCTTCTACCTATGCATCTTACCTCGCTGCCTTGAGAATGAAGACCACGTACAGACGATATTTCACCTGACCTTTGGCCATTGGTTGCTTGTGAATATTGCCTTCCATTACTACAAGGGGGTCACTACACCCCCTGGATACCCACCTCAG ATTGTTTCGGAAACTGGTGTTGCCTCTATATGCAAGAAGTGCATTGCTCCCAAGCCACCCCGAACCCACCACTGTAGCATCTGTAATAAATGCATTCTGAAGATGGATCATCACTGTC CATGGGTCAACAATTGCATAGGACACTATAACCACCGCTATTTCATGTTGTTCTGCATCTACATGTGGATTGGAACACTCTATGTTTGCATATCGGCATGGCCGCTGTTCCGCCAGGAGTTCTTCGACCCAAAG AAGACATTTGATAGTTTAATGGCTGGTTCTCTGTTCCTGACATTTCTGCACTCGTATCAAGCATCA CTAAAAAATAGTACAAGTTTACAGTCGGGGTACGTTTCATCCCTGACAACCGCAGAGTCGACGTACCATAAAGCCATCGTGTTTCAGTTCATCATCTGTTTCAGCGTTCTAATAGCTCTAGGTCTGCTGACTTTCTGGCACGCTCGTCTTGTATCACGAGGAGAGACCAGCATAGAGAAGTACACCAATGACTCTGAGAGGGCTCGCTTGAAGAAGGTCAATGTG gtGTACAAAAGTCCCTACAATTTTGGGGTGTTGGAGAACTGGCGTAAACTGTTTGGGCTGTACGGGGGAAG GACATTCTGGAGGCACGTTCTCCTACCATCCTCCCATGGTCCAGAGCATGATGGGACACAGTGGAATGCGCAGATAACACCAGGTTTTCTACCGAAGTCGTTGCCATGA